One genomic region from Chitinophagales bacterium encodes:
- a CDS encoding MMPL family transporter, producing the protein MQRTFLFIYESIKSQKAFAAIVLLLFLLATGWMSSQLEFKEDINKIIPNDDELEKVNLVFENSRFMDKMVLTIYAKDSSKSDQDQLLKAGDHLVGQMDSLFRPNYIRKINYELPQDVYNQLYDEFYANLPLFINEADYAEILKKTDSAALKETVAANYKALLSPAGFAMKKNILKDPLNLTGLAFDKLSELEFGENYNIYQNRIFSRDGKHLMIFMETANPSNETGENGAFLDALDTLITDLHNDFPGLKAEYFGGAAVAVSNARQIKQDAILTASFAALVLVFFISFFYRRKRIFALIFFPVVLGGLTALSVLYLIKGEVSAIALGVGSVLLGISIDYSLHIFTHLRKVNNRRKLIRDLSFPILISSITTASAFFCLLLVRSEALHDLGLFAGISVLSAAIFALIILPQLAPDLKREEKKRFSPVGIIEKLSILQLDKSKWILAAVLLLSILFYFSSKKIGFESDLNNMNYVRPELQQTEDRLNRINDYKLKSVFVLAEGATLEKTLQHNEKVQQDIRQLQEKDIVQKYTNPGSFMISDSLQSVRIQKWQNFWAENGRGDSVLQQMQRYGDDFKLKAKALDGLRQQIKGDYQAKGPAAYTKLQELFLDGFVSENQGQSTVINVLKVENEDKEAVYAALEPLEHIFILDKQYLTGRFMEVLKKDFDVLVKYSLLVVFIILLLAYGRIELTLFTLIPVALAWLWTTGIMGLFGMQFNIFNIIISTFVLGLGIDYSIFLMRGLLQEYHKGKRMLESYKTSIILSAFTTLTGIGVLIFAKHPALQSIALMSIIGISSVLFISFSITPLIFRFFVQSRKERGLPPYTLIRWFSTLYTYGYFVVGCLFISFCILILFFVPISKKIKKRFIHKLIQLGTKTLVYGTVIVKTRVQGLENVNWAKPKVIIANHQSFLDILVILMQNPRIIMLTNDWVYNSPFFGFLVRYADFYPVASGYQSSVQHLKDVVNDGYSIAVYPEGTRSPDGQLKRFHKGAFLLAEKLNIPIQPLMIHGSGDVTRKHDFMTDFGQMTLRFLPEISLEDAKFGTDYRERTKIIGKHFKSAYEAMSNEIETPYYFRHKLQSAYLYKSPVLEWYSKIKIRLQDYYVQYDQICPEEGKIVDLGCGYGYLPYMLMLTGRKRQVLGVDFDGEKIETAKNIWLKNERIQFEVADLNNYEIPAADCIILNDVLHYLKYKDQDKLIERCVNALSANGKLIVREGIKDLGDQHRKTEQTEFYSTRLFRFNKQKHEDLYFMRMEDIERNCQKHQLKMEIVERAGNTSNTLILLTRK; encoded by the coding sequence ATGCAGCGTACATTTCTGTTTATTTATGAATCAATAAAAAGCCAAAAAGCCTTTGCTGCTATTGTTTTGCTGCTTTTTTTGCTTGCAACAGGCTGGATGAGCTCACAGTTGGAATTCAAAGAGGACATCAACAAGATCATTCCCAATGATGATGAATTAGAGAAGGTCAACCTGGTATTTGAGAACAGCCGCTTTATGGATAAAATGGTGCTGACTATTTATGCCAAAGACAGCAGCAAAAGCGATCAAGATCAATTGCTGAAAGCAGGTGATCATTTGGTTGGACAAATGGACAGCCTTTTCAGGCCAAATTACATCCGCAAGATCAATTATGAATTGCCACAGGATGTTTACAATCAGTTGTACGATGAGTTTTATGCCAATTTACCGCTGTTTATCAATGAGGCAGATTATGCTGAAATTCTGAAAAAAACAGACAGTGCAGCTTTAAAGGAAACGGTAGCGGCCAATTACAAAGCCCTGCTCTCCCCGGCAGGCTTTGCCATGAAGAAAAACATTCTGAAAGATCCGCTCAATCTCACCGGGCTTGCATTCGATAAGCTTTCTGAACTGGAGTTTGGCGAAAACTACAATATTTATCAAAACAGGATATTTTCAAGGGATGGAAAACATCTGATGATTTTCATGGAAACAGCCAATCCTTCTAATGAAACTGGTGAAAACGGGGCTTTTCTCGATGCGCTTGATACCTTAATTACCGATTTACACAATGATTTTCCCGGGCTGAAAGCTGAATATTTTGGCGGAGCTGCTGTGGCGGTGAGCAACGCCCGACAGATCAAGCAGGACGCTATACTTACCGCCTCATTTGCCGCTTTGGTTTTGGTTTTCTTTATCAGCTTTTTTTACCGCAGAAAACGCATTTTTGCGCTGATCTTTTTTCCTGTAGTACTGGGCGGACTCACAGCTCTGTCGGTTTTGTATCTGATCAAAGGAGAAGTTTCCGCCATAGCGCTGGGAGTCGGCTCTGTTTTGCTGGGCATTTCTATAGATTACTCCCTGCATATTTTCACGCATTTAAGAAAAGTGAACAATCGCAGAAAACTGATCCGCGATCTGAGTTTTCCTATTCTTATCAGCAGCATTACTACGGCCAGTGCTTTTTTCTGTTTGTTGCTGGTGCGTTCTGAAGCACTGCACGATTTGGGGCTTTTTGCCGGAATCAGTGTTTTGAGTGCCGCCATTTTTGCATTGATTATTTTGCCTCAACTCGCTCCTGATTTAAAACGGGAAGAAAAGAAGCGGTTTTCACCGGTAGGAATTATTGAGAAGCTTTCGATACTGCAACTCGATAAAAGCAAATGGATATTAGCAGCGGTTTTGCTTTTGAGCATTTTGTTCTATTTCAGCAGCAAGAAAATTGGCTTTGAAAGCGACCTGAACAACATGAATTATGTGAGGCCGGAATTGCAACAAACCGAAGACCGCCTCAACCGCATCAATGATTATAAGCTGAAATCTGTTTTTGTGTTGGCTGAAGGCGCTACGCTGGAAAAGACCTTACAGCACAATGAAAAAGTGCAGCAGGATATTCGCCAGCTACAGGAAAAGGATATCGTACAGAAATACACCAACCCGGGAAGTTTTATGATTTCTGATAGCCTGCAATCGGTGCGCATTCAGAAATGGCAAAATTTCTGGGCTGAAAATGGCCGTGGAGATTCTGTACTTCAGCAAATGCAAAGGTATGGCGATGATTTTAAGCTAAAGGCAAAAGCCCTGGATGGTTTGCGTCAGCAGATTAAAGGAGATTACCAAGCCAAAGGTCCTGCTGCTTATACCAAACTTCAGGAGCTTTTTCTCGATGGCTTTGTAAGCGAAAATCAAGGCCAGAGTACCGTGATCAATGTACTAAAAGTAGAAAATGAAGATAAAGAGGCGGTTTATGCAGCACTCGAACCGCTGGAGCATATTTTTATCCTGGACAAGCAATACCTCACAGGCCGCTTTATGGAGGTGCTGAAAAAAGATTTTGATGTGCTGGTTAAATACAGCCTGTTGGTGGTGTTTATCATTCTTTTGCTGGCTTATGGCAGAATTGAACTCACCCTGTTCACTTTGATTCCCGTGGCACTGGCCTGGCTCTGGACTACCGGAATTATGGGATTGTTTGGTATGCAGTTCAATATTTTCAATATCATCATTTCCACTTTTGTGCTGGGGCTGGGCATTGATTACAGTATTTTCCTGATGCGTGGTTTGTTGCAGGAATACCACAAAGGCAAAAGAATGCTGGAGTCCTATAAAACCTCCATTATACTTTCTGCATTTACTACACTCACGGGAATTGGTGTTTTGATTTTTGCCAAACATCCAGCCCTGCAATCTATTGCGCTGATGTCCATTATTGGGATCAGTAGTGTGTTGTTTATCAGTTTTAGCATTACGCCACTGATTTTCCGCTTTTTTGTGCAAAGCCGAAAAGAAAGAGGTCTGCCGCCATACACCCTTATCCGGTGGTTTTCTACACTCTATACCTATGGCTATTTTGTAGTGGGATGCCTGTTTATCAGCTTCTGCATTTTGATTCTGTTTTTTGTCCCCATTTCCAAAAAAATCAAGAAACGCTTTATTCACAAGCTGATACAGCTCGGAACAAAAACCCTGGTTTACGGCACTGTGATTGTTAAAACGCGTGTGCAGGGACTGGAAAATGTAAACTGGGCCAAGCCAAAAGTGATCATTGCCAATCACCAGAGTTTCCTCGATATCCTGGTGATATTGATGCAAAATCCAAGAATAATAATGCTCACCAATGACTGGGTTTACAATTCACCGTTTTTCGGTTTTTTGGTGCGCTATGCCGATTTTTATCCCGTGGCTTCGGGTTATCAGTCAAGTGTTCAACATTTAAAAGATGTGGTGAATGATGGCTACAGCATTGCAGTATATCCCGAAGGTACACGCAGCCCTGATGGGCAATTGAAGCGATTCCACAAAGGCGCTTTTCTTTTGGCCGAAAAGCTGAATATTCCCATTCAGCCATTAATGATTCACGGCTCGGGTGATGTGACCCGCAAGCACGATTTTATGACCGATTTTGGGCAAATGACTTTGCGTTTTTTACCTGAAATCAGTTTGGAGGATGCCAAATTTGGAACTGATTACAGGGAAAGGACAAAAATTATCGGCAAGCATTTTAAATCTGCTTATGAAGCTATGAGTAATGAAATTGAAACGCCTTATTATTTCCGGCATAAATTGCAAAGTGCTTACCTCTATAAAAGCCCTGTCTTGGAGTGGTACAGCAAAATTAAAATCCGCCTGCAGGATTATTATGTACAGTACGACCAGATTTGTCCAGAGGAAGGAAAAATTGTGGATTTGGGTTGTGGCTATGGTTATTTGCCCTATATGCTAATGCTGACTGGCAGAAAGCGACAGGTATTGGGAGTGGATTTTGATGGCGAAAAAATTGAAACCGCAAAAAATATCTGGCTAAAAAATGAGCGCATTCAGTTTGAAGTGGCAGATCTCAATAATTATGAAATTCCGGCTGCCGATTGCATCATTCTGAATGATGTGTTGCATTATCTTAAGTACAAAGACCAGGATAAGTTGATTGAAAGATGTGTGAATGCATTAAGTGCCAATGGCAAATTGATCGTTCGCGAAGGAATAAAAGATTTGGGCGATCAGCACAGGAAAACCGAGCAAACGGAATTTTATTCTACAAGACTATTCAGGTTCAATAAGCAGAAACACGAAGATTTGTACTTTATGCGTATGGAGGATATTGAACGGAATTGCCAGAAACACCAATTGAAAATGGAAATTGTAGAAAGAGCTGGGAATACTTCTAATACATTGATTTTGCTTACCAGAAAATAA